In the Quercus lobata isolate SW786 chromosome 5, ValleyOak3.0 Primary Assembly, whole genome shotgun sequence genome, one interval contains:
- the LOC115989954 gene encoding uncharacterized protein LOC115989954, giving the protein MEIPNINCSKMNILLWNCKGALNGNFKRRVFEMAVNHFPSIMVITETRVGGDKAAKIIEGLPFDGFFVTETIGYVRGLWLLWKKEKVEVFVLAATEQEIHATIKVCNSELTWLITAVYASPRLIERKILWSNLSQVALLHKLPWLLLGDFNEILCGNDKLRGRQINLNRALEFKTCLDDCNFLDLGFSGPKYTWSNLRQVTDLILERIDRCFTNPSWRVLFPEASVTYLPRVFSDHCPVLLELTRPPPSSTEKKNFRFHTMWIYHPEFLEVVRRAWDSESNLLSAIKNFVERVKV; this is encoded by the coding sequence ATGGAAATTCCTAACATCAATTGTTCCAAAATGAACATTCTACTGTGGAATTGTAAGGGTGCCCTGAATGGGAACTTCAAGAGAAGAGTTTTTGAAATGGCGGTGAACCATTTTCCCTCTATTATGGTAATCACAGAGACTAGGGTGGGCGGTGACAAGGCTGCCAAGATTATTGAGGGTCTCCCTTTCGATGGTTTTTTTGTAACTGAAACCATTGGATATGTTAGGGGGCTTTGGCTACTttggaaaaaagagaaagtggAGGTTTTTGTGCTGGCTGCCACAGAACAAGAAATTCATGCAACCATCAAGGTATGCAATTCTGAACTTACTTGGTTAATTACTGCTGTTTATGCTAGTCCTCGATTAATTGAGAGGAAAATTTTGTGGTCTAATCTGTCACAAGTTGCTCTATTACACAAATTACCTTGGTTACTTTtaggagattttaatgaaatcttGTGTGGGAATGATAAGCTAAGGGGCAGACAGATTAATCTCAATAGAGCTTTAGAGTTTAAAACTTGCCTGGATGATTGTAATTTTCTGGACCTTGGGTTTTCTGGACCTAAATACACGTGGTCTAACCTTAGACAGGTTACCGATCTTATTTTGGAGCGCATTGATAGATGCTTTACGAACCCTTCTTGGAGAGTTCTTTTTCCCGAAGCTTCGGTGACCTATTTACCCAGGGTATTTTCTGATCATTGCCCCGTTCTTCTTGAGCTGACTAGACCCCCACCGTCttcaactgaaaaaaaaaatttcagatttcatACTATGTGGATTTACCACCCAGAGTTTCTTGAGGTAGTCAGGAGAGCTTGGGACTCTGAATCCAACCTTCTTTCAGCCATCAAGAATTTTGTGGAGAGAGTGAAAGTCTAG